In the genome of Crassostrea angulata isolate pt1a10 chromosome 6, ASM2561291v2, whole genome shotgun sequence, the window cccccccccccccccccccaaaaaaaaaacccccaaaacaaaacaaaaaaaaaaaccacaaaactAAATGgggaaaaaagtaaaacttGGCATTGGTGATCAAAAGAACCTTTTGTTGTTATTCTAGTGAGTGTCTCAACaacccccctaccccccccccccacccccataaCAATAGTCGTGACAAAATCAACGCCCTAAGAACGTCTGCTTTGCGTTTCAATGTAATTCTACTTTCTTTTACTCATTAAGTTTTACATATTGTTGACAATGAAAAGAATCTAGAAACGTCAAAGAATTTACCGTAATCGGGCATactaattaaaatacaaataggTATGTTgtaattataagaaaaaataattcgctttggtataatatatatacaaaatagtGTAGATCCACTCAGTGAGTCTTTTTCAATAATGCATTGAAACATGCATTTCTATTTTGTAAAATACAGCACTTACGTGTTACAGAATTCAAGAATTGGTTTGTTATCAGTAAAGTTATCAAAGAGGACACAATTAACAAATATCACATCAATATATTTGGAATTTTAGAAGAAGAAAAGCTAGGTGCTATGATTCTAAAGATTTGTCGATAAATCGGTTTGTGTTCGTCGCCATTGTGCACCTATGACGTTAAAGACCGAGAAAAAACCCACCGCCTCCTTACCTAGTGAATTGAAATTCTGAACGCATACGTCGTAAAAACTGATATGAAaaaagtaccccccccccccccctccaaataaaataatataaaacacgATAAAAGTTAaggttcttattttttttaggaCTGATTCGGGAATTAGTCATACAAAAAGAAATCTTAATCAATTCTCTATCTATGGAATAAGACAGCCCCCCCTCCCCCTAAAAGGGAAAACAAATATGGCAGCtatgaatttatgaaaaatcagCAATAATTCCAGTCGTAGACACCATGAGTCTCAACAGACAGAAATATGGAGATAAGTCAATTACTTAACTAGTTTATTCAAAGTACTCCCGGCTGAGATAAGTCCTTACATCCTTGAATATATACCGTAGGTTCCTGAGTGACCTACTGATCTAATTAGAATTGCTCTGTATGTCGTAGCCTTAATGTATCAAACGCATAACGGAAAATAAAATCTTGGAAATAATAACATACTTTGTTATCAATACTAcagttttaaaggggcatggtcacgatttttgtcaaattctattttcctgttttcattatttaaaatgctttagaaatgcatttctaataatcaaatggAATTTGAGAGTCGGTCATTAagctataagcaagatacagagctcacaattctttattatgcaaacaaggctcgtgccctgtttttgtttacatagggtcaataaaaaaaatgtcaagctgatttttctatcttattcattttaagcataaatagacagttccttacgtttaacacattcatttaataAGGTCTAAAATTGAACTTTTcccttcaacattcaaaatgtaaacaaaagctccGTTTACAAAGTTTTGTAAcacgcttataactcaacggaagacactcaaattttgattgcaaattaaaaaggccttacttaagcattgttaacattaaattcGGAAAAATAATGTCTgataaaaatcgtgaccatgcccctttaaatgtaACAAAAAGAAATTACGCAATGGTAAAAACGGTCAAATagacaatacaaatgtaaattaactaaGCCTAAGTTACCATGGaaacatttaaattcatggggACCAATCTTCGTGAATTGTGGCTTTTctgcttattcgtggggataTAATTTCGTAGATGCGTGGACCACGAAATTGAGCCATCGAGAATTCTCATTATTCcacaataatgaaataaacGATAAAATTATCTTAACCTTATCTGAATTTAGAACATCCTCCcgaatttcaagaaaatttgtGTGGAACCGACTTCACACGAATTTCCACGTATCTTTTTGGGGGCTGTATTCCATAAAATCCTATTACATACACTGTCAAATGACGACATATAATCAGTTGATGTTTTTGACCCCTCTTGCCCTGAATCTTTAAGAAACtcaaaactttttataatagtttgcttcattattaattttacagTTTCATTTAACCCTTCATTTActctacaaataaaatttaatagatGGCACCTTTTTGTCCCCAAGGTTACGGATAAATTTGAAATGATATCAAATCAGtgtttttcaatttctattaaAACCAAttgtttttctattaaaaatgaAAGTCCATCACGTTTGATACAGTAATTTGGTTATTTTACCAGATAAATACCCaaaaatatgttgtaaataacatgtgttaatattaattttgttaaccaTCTTTGTTTGACCcaaataaattcaaatcaaatccaAACAAAAGACACTAAAAACTGGATTgacaagttttattttaaaaattagacaGAGAAATCTCGCATTTTCTTGCTTTTTTGTCTGATATAATTAATTGACCTGATTGCCTCTTTTTCGGAGATTCCATAGTTTTTCTGTAGCATTTTAGCTTGGTATTTGTAATATTTCTCTCTCTTTTCCTGCTTCACTCGTTTCACTTCCTCATATTTCAAGATCCACTGGGCCATCCAGGGCTCGTATTTTGAATGCAATAATTTGTACTTTCTGTTCATGTATTTGGGCACTAGGTGCTCCGACTCCACACGTCGGTACTTGATTCCCAGGGCGTTACGTGCCGTAACCTCACAGGGCTCACCACTCAGACCTGTTTCCAACATATTTAGAGCAATGTCTCTCTCTTTCACCACAGTTAACAGGTTCTCCATGCTTACCTCTACctgaaaattacaaaaaaaaaaatcaagtcaaAAAGATACAAACACTTCTGTCTTACAATGTCCGCTTTCACATTGGAGTAATTCACATCTTACTGAGCAAgaaatgtttgtgaaacacttatgcccccatCCTTGGAACattcacaaagaaaatgaacgtaaactgcaaatactTGGAATTTTTCTTAGTTTTatggggcataactctgtcgaaaattgctcgataatacccaaaattaaagttgacctagatattacatgtatttagataaacctgtatactaaattttatatcaatatgtgcaccctctgcgaagaaaatgagcggaaactgcataCAACTGGAATTTTGCTACGTCcgagggccataactctgtcaaaaattgcttgaTCATACCCAATATTTAACTTgatctagatattatcatgataaacctgtatactaaatttcatttcaatatgttcattctCTGCGAAGAAacgagcggaaactgcaaataactagaatttttctacgcCCAAGAGcaataactctgtcgaaaattgctctatcatatcCAATAACGAACTTGACCTAAATATTATcaagataaacctgtataccaaatttcatttcaatatgttcatcatctatgaagaaaatgagcggaaactggaaagtgttggtggaccgaccgaccgacagacagcagcaaagcaatatgccctcccttctttgaAGGGGGGGCATAAAAATCATTGTTACTTGAATTCAAGAATCAAAATAACATGTTTAATGATTTCACTATCTGTTACAACTTCAAAGCCGTTTCAGAGAGAATTTCATtcaacctttttaaaaacagtatGATATCTTTTAAAAGCAAAGgagaaaattaacaattttcagAAAAAGATTATCATATGCCAAcgatttatatatgtacatgtatatccattTTCACCAAGGATTCTTTATTCTTTTCTCAATATACTTTTTTAACCTTCAAAGATTGCTCTACCCTCATGAAAAATGCAAGATCTGGTTATTCTGACTTACTTTATCCATTCTCCATGCATCTGTCATGTACAATCCTTGTCTTTCTAACTCAGATTCAAGTGTCATTAttctatttctttcttttagaAGAATATACCTGCAATGGAAAACAATAAGAATAGTCTTAAATGTGCACACTGTAtgaaactttttctcaaataaatttactctgaaaacaattattttctcaaaatagcACTCATCAAATATTTCTCACCATAACTTGTGCAGATCTTCATTGCTTTTGATTCGTAATTCATCTTTTCTCCATGGTCTACCTATAAGAAGAAATTTCCTTTACACGTTTTGTTATGAGTACTTACTCTTTTAAGAACTTTAACAGAAAGCATGTACAATATTCCCAATCAAGAAGGCCATCAGGAATATATTTAGTATCACTGGAAATGTAGCATCATAATAAgaaaagacttttaaaaatttctcctcatatatacactgtatctttgtaaaattttgaacagCTTCAGAAACTCCATTACTGGTCAAACAGTCATGGCTTGTATAATATATAAGAATGCTTATTCCTGAAACAGActttaataaatgattttccattatttattgctacatgtatatacccgGGTATGTTAAATAACTTGTAACCCCTCAAATGGGCTTATCATCATTGCTCTGGGGGGTCAAaaattgaacaaactttaatctacaatgTAACGAAATGGGATAACAGACAGATGGATGCTATATAAAatatgatcagaaaagctcacataAGCTAACCGCTCAGGTAACTGTTTTTCTTCTGTTTGTAATAATTAGTTATGCTAATACAATGGCTACTGggatattttttaacaaaattatgaaaaatttatcattttttcatgaCAGAAATGAAGACTCCAAAAAAGAGTTCTTGCACATGAAcattaataaacatttgttaATTTATGTATAGTGAAAGAAATTTTGGAATACATTTATGTATCACCTTTTTACACTCACAAAAAGTTTGCAA includes:
- the LOC128188795 gene encoding 39S ribosomal protein L47, mitochondrial-like, encoding MALKVSASLSRVVQFVATQVLRGGKTNKSIFTRFKPEIQSSSFFHTTRKNNDLMEFFDATEDLEDGAVACGRPWRKDELRIKSNEDLHKLWYILLKERNRIMTLESELERQGLYMTDAWRMDKVEVSMENLLTVVKERDIALNMLETGLSGEPCEVTARNALGIKYRRVESEHLVPKYMNRKYKLLHSKYEPWMAQWILKYEEVKRVKQEKREKYYKYQAKMLQKNYGISEKEAIRSINYIRQKSKKMRDFSV